Proteins encoded by one window of Fusarium graminearum PH-1 chromosome 1, whole genome shotgun sequence:
- a CDS encoding D-amino-acid oxidase, producing the protein MSNTVVVIGAGVIGLTSALLLAKEGNSVTVVGKHMPGDSDAEYASPWAGANVVPLAPKEASRWERRTWIALKKLVEETPEAGIHYQNSDMKSGKSGFSSNFYADNPWFKEIFNNFRDNTPAELAAGYDSGFQYQGVCINVAIYLPWLLGQCLKYGVVVKRGILTHINEAKYLSHTGKKANIIVNATGLGSLKLGGVEDTTVAPARGQVVVVRNETPKNMPLFMCSSTLDESGEEIYAMQRAAGGGTVIGGTYQINNWDSQPCSNTANRIMQRIVDLMPEIAGGKGITGLSIIRHGVGFRPYRKGGMRLEEEKLDDETWVVHNYGHSGWGYMASYGVAEGVVELVAKVTGTRAKL; encoded by the exons ATGTCAAACACTGTTGTAGTTATTGG TGCTGGTGTGATTGGCCTCACCTCCGCCTTGCTTCTGGCCAAGGAGGGAAACAGTGTCACCGTCGTGGGCAAGCACATGCCCGGCGATTCCGATGCAGAGTATGCTTCACCATGGGCTGGAGCCAATGTCGTCCC ACTCGCACCCAAAGAGGCCAGCCGTTGGGAACGAAGAACATGGATcgctctcaagaagcttgttgaggagactCCAGAGGCAGGCATTCACTATCAGA ACAGTGACATGAAGTCTGGCAAATCTGGCTTCTCTTCAAACTTCTATGCCGATAATCCTTGGTTCAAGGAAatcttcaacaactttaGGGATAACACACCCGCTGAACTCGCTGCCGGTTACGATTCCGGTTTCCAATACCAAGGAGTTTGCATCAACGTGGCCATTTACCTTCCCTGGTTGCTGGGCCAATGCCTCAAGTATGGAGTCGTGGTCAAGCGCGGTATTCTTACCCACATTAACGAGGCAAAGTATCTCAGCCATACCGGCAAGAAGGCGAatatcatcgtcaacgcGACTGGCCTTGGGTCATTGAAGCTCGGAGGCGTGGAGGACACAACTGTTGCTCCTGCCAGAGGTCAAGTTGTCGTCGTGCGGAATGAAACACCCAAGAACATGCCGCTCTTCATGTGCTCAAGCACCCTAGACGAGAGTGGCGAGGAAATCTACGCCATGCAAAGAGCCGCTGGCGGAGGCACAGTTATCGGCGGCACTTATCAAATCAACAACTGGGACTCGCAACCGTGTTCTAACACAGCCAACCGTATCATGCAGCGAATCGTGGACCTGATGCCTGAGATTGCTGGTGGAAAGGGCATCACCGGTTTGAGCATTATCAGGCACGGTGTTGGCTTCCGTCCTTACAGAAAGGGAGGAATGaggttggaggaggagaagttggatgatgagacgTGGGTTGTTCACAACTATGGACATTCAGGATGGGGATATATGGCGTCCTATGGTGTTGCTGAGGGCGTGGTGGAGTTGGTGGCGAAGGTGACCGGAACTCGAGCCAAACTGTAG